The region TCCGGAGCAAAATCGAGGACGTCAGGGGCGTGGATCACGAACAAGCTCGAAGAGACCGGCTCCGTAAGTTGGAGCTCCGGATCGACGAACTGACCAGGGCGGTGGAAAACGCCAGGACCGAGTCGGAGAACTTTGGGGAGCAGGtcgggagggaggtggagagctTTGAGTATATCAAGAAGATTGAGCTCAAGAAGcagtttggggggtttgtggaCAGTCATATTGACTTTTACCAGAGTACCATCGAGACGTGGGAGAAGTATGTGcaggagatggaggctgAGGGTGCGGTGCAACCTGCGGCTTAGAAGGCCGACTGAGTTGGTTTGCGGCCTGTGTCTTGGGGGTTTATCCAATACAGCGATATTTATAAGGCAATtgaggtggtgtttttgTAAACAGGCTGTCTTGGGTGGTGAATAGGTGACGAGAATGCCCTAATGATTTCTACcagaacatcatcatccacttCGTGGCATACCCAAACAATCAACCTCAGGTCCCAATCAACAAGAAAGCATCCTTCTATTCTGTACCGTTTTCCTCAAAGAGACACAATTCGCCGCCAACTACAGACAAGAAAAACACTGAGCCTACAAACAGCCAGGACATacacaaaaacaaaaccaagtGATGATTCTGCTCTAACAATGCTAATTCCATGAACAGGTTTTtcaaaaaagccaaacaaactcccccttccaccccatTGCACTTCTTCCCCTTGCTTCCCCCGAAGCTACTGTCTACCTCCTCAAaggcctctcctcctcactctcctccccctccgaccCACTCTCCTCACTCCCAATAACATGCtgctcaccctcctcctcctcctcatcactatgtctcctcatcccacccttctcatcaaacctctcccccgaCTCCGACCTCGAGCTCCTCTGCCCAGACGAACTCCCACCCGAAGAAGGCTGGTCTCTATACCCAACACCCCTTTCATCACCccccgcaccaccaccaaactcatcctcatcgtcactCCCCCCAGCAAAAGCATCATACAGCTCCCCACCTCTCGTCCTCCCTTTTCTGCCCCCTGCCCCCGCAGCAACGACCCCCTTTTCGCTGTTGTTGCCAGCCAGACCTTccgcttcttcctcatcgagAAGCTCGAATTCGTACTCGTTTCTCGGGTTGTTTCTCAACCTCTTGCGGCGGGCGAGATAGAAATAAATTCCGAGCCCGGAACAGAAAAGTACAATCAGGACGAGGGATCCATAAATCCAGACTTGAGTAGCCTTGGACATGCCAAACGAGGGAAGGAATGAGGGCAACCAGTTGCTGGCCTGGGTGTTTTCTGGCTCGGCCTCTTGCGAATCCGTGCCGGTAGACTCTGACGGCTGGGGCGGTTTGATCGGGCGGCTGGGAACTTCGGTAGGTTGAACGGAGGGGTTGCCGTCCGGGTTTCCGGTGCCGACGGGAGGGGCGAcagtggtggtgacggcgccgacggtggtggtggcgaggttggcgtGGTCGTTGTCGTCTTCCTCTGTGGGCATGGGGAGAACCTTGGCCTTGGAAGCATCGCGCGACTCGCCCCAGAGCTTGAGGTGCCAGTCCGTGAAGCTGCCTGTGAAGTCGTTTACGTTGGTGTCCTTGACTATAATGGTCCAGGTGCCGACACCAGATTCACCCCTGTTTTGGTTGGTTAGTGCCAAAAGTGATTAGGAAACAAAAAGGGGGAGACGTACCAGTGAGCAACACTCATAAAAGTCCAGTCGTCGTAGCCCTCGGTGGAATCATCAAACTTGCGTGTGGTGGAGAGATGGCTGACAACCTTGTTGGGGCTGATCAGGTCGACGCTCACATCGCCGCGGCGGGCGTGCTTGAGGTTCATGGTGACAGTGACATGCTCGAGACGCTCAAGGTTGGCCTCCTTGAGCATGTCCTCGGTAACCTCAAAGGGAACAGCAATGCCCTTGTCACCCTGGGGAATGGGCTGGTTGACGTGAATCCAAGGAGAATAGAACCAAGCCTGGGGCTTCACGTTCTTCCACTTCTTGGCAGCATGGACAATGGCGTAGCTGTCAAGCTTGCCATAGCCGTAAGTGTGACTGAAGCGCTTGccaatggtggtgggctgcCAGTCTCCGTCGTTTTCATTGAGAGGAATGGCCGTGTCCATGGCAAGGTATTGCATATCACGCCAGGTAAGATCCGGGCGCACCGAAAGCACAAGAGCAAAGATACCAGCCGCGAGCGGTGCAGCCGCCGACGTCCCTCCATGTGTGTTGGAGCATGCATTCTGGCCAACATCGGTGGTGTGGATCGCATCACCGCTGCCACTGGAATAAGTGACGACGAGACCAGCCGAGCACTTCTCAGAGTAGTAGGGGTGCAGCCCCTTTCGGTCGATGGCGCCAACCGTGATGCTGTAAATGCTGTTTGTGTATCCGTCAAAGTTGCAGTTGTCCTCCGCCATGGCACCGTTACCGCTCGCGAACACATAGATTGACCCTAGACCTTGTCTCCCGTTCTGAACAGCGTTGAGCATGGCACGCTTGATCAGAATACCAGGGGCATCCATGCTCTTGCCGTCATCTGGGGGACCCCATGAGCAAGAGTAGATTTGGTTGTGGTCAAAGTCGTAATTCATAGCAACAGCCTCATCGGCGTCCGAGATCAGCTTGGAAAGAATGCGCTGGCCGGATATCCTGGCATCATAGGCAACGCCGACACCGCACACGGTATTCCTACCGGCTGCGACCTCGCCGGCGCAACGAGTTCCATGCCTGTCGTCTGATAGACGAGGTTTCGGCTCCTCCGTCTTATCATTAAAGTCGTAAGATCCGGCAGCATAGTAATTGTCCTTCAGATCATCGCTGTACATGTCCAACCCATCATCGACAATGGCCACTGTGGCATTCTTTCCAGTAATGCCCTCCAGCCAGAGACCTGTTACGTTCACATCGTGTCCGACCTCGACCGTATTGAATAGATGCCATTGCTCGTTGAAGATAGGGTCCTGGATCTGGAGTGCCTGTGCAACCTCTGCCTGCGCCTTGAGCGCCGAGTCTACCCCGACCTGCGGTTTCGGCTTGGGGATGGCTTCTGGTCGTCGTGCAGGAATGATGCGCTTCTCCCATGGTTTTCGCAACTTTTGTTTCTCGGAAAAGAGGACACCGTCCAAGACATCATAACCACCGATCGACCGCTTCCTCCGTCTTCTTTCCGTCAGCTCCCTTTTGACAATATCGTGCTCTGCCTTTCTTGCGACAAAGATGTGGTGGTCCTTGAGGTTTCCAAGAGGACCTTCGTGCGACAGCCCCAAGCTCCTTGCTACCTGGATAGGGGATGTCTGGGCGTCGAGGTGAAGGACGTAATAGTCGTTTGCGTCGTAATTCCTGGGGGTGACTTGAGATGCGGATGCATAGGCAGCAAGGACCAGCAGAGCCGTGGCCGATGGAATCTTCATCGTCTCGTTCTAGAAGGTCGAGGGCTCAGGGGCACCTCGTTGAATCCCCGGAAGGGTGCAGATGTCGAGATTAACGGAAAACGCCGACTGACATGTGGACACGCAACTCGATGTCGAATGGTCGCGCAAGAACTGGACTCCTGGAGCAATGgttcgttgttgttgagtgTTGCGCGCTTGGAACGAGATTTCGAAACGAAGGGAATGCGAAGCCGTTCGAGTCGCTGGCcagttgtggtggtggtggcaatGGATGTTGTGTGTGGTACCAGCAACTGCGTTTCAGGAGTGGAAACACAACCTTCGGTGGCGGACAGGCCgtttcctctccaccccggGTTTTGCTTCTTGATCTGGGGTTGGCTTTTGGAGGTTCGTTCGGGCGTCTCCTCTGTCGTAGTGGAGAGGTGGCCTTGAGGATTGTTTCGTCTCACCCGATCAACCAGTCGTCCAGGCGAACACAGGCAGTCTTCGTAATGCCAACGTCGCAGTTTGTGGTACGTGCCacttccccttcacctctGGCTTGGCAACTGGCTGTTTTAAGGGACTGTGGGTCAGCTGGTGTAAGACGGACCAATAAGATGGCAGCACGTCCAGCCGTCAAGGTGTCAACCTTTAAAATTGTTGAAATCttgaaggtgaagaaagCTGCTCAACTTGACTGAATGCAATTCTCACGAGGCATGGTGTTGGGAGAAATCTCTACAAACTATCAGCTCTCTAATTGACTGTCTTCTTTGTCTTTTGCCCCTGTGGACAAAATTCTTCAACAGGCTTCAGCAGCGCAATCGGCAGTTCAATTCGGTCTTTCCCTTTGTCCCTCAGCCTTCCTCTTTGAACCTCGAGTGTTTTGGAGGCGGGCTGAGGACTTGTATACCTAGCACTGGCAACCTCTTAAGACCATGAAAGGTACTCATAAGAAACAAAATAAACAGGCGTAAACCAGCAACAAAGTACACATAGTTTATCATGAGCTCACTGTGTGGGCACACAGGTGGGGATAACCGTTCAGCCTCCCGTTTCCGCGAGGTGGATATCGAAGACAAACACGTTCGAGTGGGACGAACGCATGTGGATGGGCACACGCAGACTGATGCGGGTACCTACTCGGTATATATATGTAAGTGTGGtgaggtgatggggtggtgaCGCTCTGGAGCCGCGCTGTCGTGAATaggagaggttggtgttgtctcTCCACAGCCCCAGTTGCCTTTGGCACTTTGGATCGAGCTCACCGAGAAGCCTGGCCATATCATTGGCCGGCAACACAGGTTGTATAAGCCGAGTGATGATAAGATCAAATAACCCTATCCATCAGTGGATGCTCTGTCAGATGCCGAagcagcatcaccaagcaGAGCAGACAATGGCTGCCCGCCCTGAGACATGGTGTCATCCGAACCGGTCATCGAAGCCGTCAAAGCTTCCATCTGAAGGTTTGTTCCTGTGCTTGACATGTTGCCAACACTCGATCGCCAGTGGAGACGGGATCACGGAtcaaacaccaaccaccacattTTGAACGACACCATGTTCTCGATAATATCAAACTGCCAAGCCAGCGACGTCCAAGGTTGCGGTCTCTCCCGCCTTTCGATTTTTGAGAACCCCTGTCGGCGGGTCTTTTGGAGCTGTGATGTGGCCCAGTGGATGGCAGCGAACGGCTTCTCACTGGCCCAGCAGCCTGACAGCATCCCGATACCCCTGCAAACGACGCTCTGGCGGCAGGAACAACCCTGGACAGCCTCTCCGAGTCCCCAGCCCAACTTGCCAAGCTTGAGGTCTTCCCACCCAAGCATCCCAAGCTTTCCCCAGGCCCATCCCAGGACAACTTTCGGTACATACAATAACTCGCAAATGCCCCCCAAGTGAGGTGGTCGCGAAACCCCAGAGCCCGAGGACGCATGTGTCTGCACAACATTGGCTATTCTGGGACCTTGCAGCTCTCGTGAACGAAACGAGGCGTCTTGGAGCGGTCAGCCTACCCACCCCACCAGGGCATCGATCGCAACGCCGACGGCCAACAATCGCCAAACTCGAATCGAAGCCTCACATTGGGACTGGAACCCAACGGCCACATGTCGTCGACCACTAACCCTTATTGGGGCGAGCTCCCAGCTCCCCAGGTGAAAGCCCGTCGCTTGTCTGATGACCAGCCCCAGACTCATGATAACCGCCAGTCATTGGATGTTGGCGCCCAGGCACAGGTCAGACCGAACCGCGCATCCGTTCAGACTACAAAATCAGATGCGCCGACCGAATCCACCCTGAGCCCCTTCGCATCGCCAACCGCCTCGAGCTTTCAGGGTCAGGGACTTGCTCCTCGTCCGCCATCCCTACCGTACGCCGCCAACCAATATCCACCCGAGCTCGTAGAGAACCGACGAAAGAGAAGGAGTCGCACCCTGGAACAGGACGAAGAATACTACGCCGCAGCAttagcagcagcatcatcagcagcagcatcggcccctcctcccgctgcTCCTGACGTCCCCCGTACTGCCGCAAACTACCGTTATCCGCCTTCGAGCAGTGGAAATAGGAATATGGATGTTGACGATTACTACAAGGCCGCCGGTCCGGAGCATCACCCGGTGTTGGACAGAGCGCAGAAGACGCTGGACGAATCCGCGCTACCTCGATCACACCGATCCAATGGCCAACCTCGCAGGACATCTGCTGCCGAGCAGAACCTCCAGAGAAGTACCAGGAGAACCTCGACGCAGGACCGATCCAGAATGTTGGCAGACGACCGTTCACCCCTTCAAAGGCTGGAACTGACCCTCGACAGTATTTCCAAAGAAGACAAACGCGCCCGCCTCGAGGCTGCTGAGAGAGCTGCCCGCAACAGAACCGGTGGAACGACCTACGATGCCGACAACATCACCCAATCGGCACGCCGACCCCGGCGGACCTCTTCGACGGCTGGAGATACACCAGGAACCCCAGGAACCCCAGGAACCCCCTCAAGGCCGACAACCCAGCGCGCAACCCCCGGACAGAACGGACCCCTCTCTCAGAACCCCCCAGAAGATGGACAACCTTTCAGCGCCCCAACTGACAGATCCCCGAGAGGACAGGCTTCCGACTCGCAAGCAGCCTCACCAGGTCAGTCATCAGGAATCCCACAACGGAATCTCAGCTTCCGTGAACGTGCCGCAAAGAGTGATATAAAGTTGCCAAatgatgttggagatgttgCACCAAAAGAGACCTCGCCAGTGGCCTCTCCGCCCAAGAGCGGCAGCAACAAGCTTAAAAAGAACCGGGCGAACCCAAATGACACTTGGCCCAGGAGAGTATCTGTGTCCGAGTctgaggcagaggaggccCGCAAGCCTCTGGAAGGCAGCCATTCGAATACACAAACAATTCACGTCGTTCCCACAACGTCAGCCACCCCTAGATTTCCTGGAGAACCTGTGCGCCTCAATGGCACGGGGACGGGACCAGTCCGATCGTCCTCACACGGGCGAAGAGACTCTATGGCCGCTGACCGCGAGTTTTACGAAGATGAAATGTACCCCCAGCGTCCCGCAAAACTCCAAAAGACACCCAGCCAGAGGAAAGCCGATCAGATCCTCGGCCGAGTACCACCCAACACAGTTGCAGCGAATGGCGCACGGCAGGTGGGCGCTATCTCTCGGGATCAAGTATCTCCTACGGCTCCTGTGGCCACGGCACCGGCTGTAGACAATGCCTCCCAATCTGCCCACCGTTCAACACGAAGAGACAACCGAAGAGACAGCGAAAGTGATGACGAGGGGGTGCACCATGTGTCCAATCTTGTCTACCACGGCCGCGACAGATATGTTCCTGGCGATGGTCTCTACCAACCTACACCGTACTTGGATGAATGGCAAAAGGGCACAGTTGGTG is a window of Podospora pseudopauciseta strain CBS 411.78 chromosome 1, whole genome shotgun sequence DNA encoding:
- the KEX2 gene encoding pheromone processing endoprotease (MEROPS:MER0000364; COG:O; EggNog:ENOG503NV4P; BUSCO:EOG09260J8F), with translation MKIPSATALLVLAAYASASQVTPRNYDANDYYVLHLDAQTSPIQVARSLGLSHEGPLGNLKDHHIFVARKAEHDIVKRELTERRRRKRSIGGYDVLDGVLFSEKQKLRKPWEKRIIPARRPEAIPKPKPQVGVDSALKAQAEVAQALQIQDPIFNEQWHLFNTVEVGHDVNVTGLWLEGITGKNATVAIVDDGLDMYSDDLKDNYYAAGSYDFNDKTEEPKPRLSDDRHGTRCAGEVAAGRNTVCGVGVAYDARISGQRILSKLISDADEAVAMNYDFDHNQIYSCSWGPPDDGKSMDAPGILIKRAMLNAVQNGRQGLGSIYVFASGNGAMAEDNCNFDGYTNSIYSITVGAIDRKGLHPYYSEKCSAGLVVTYSSGSGDAIHTTDVGQNACSNTHGGTSAAAPLAAGIFALVLSVRPDLTWRDMQYLAMDTAIPLNENDGDWQPTTIGKRFSHTYGYGKLDSYAIVHAAKKWKNVKPQAWFYSPWIHVNQPIPQGDKGIAVPFEVTEDMLKEANLERLEHVTVTMNLKHARRGDVSVDLISPNKVVSHLSTTRKFDDSTEGYDDWTFMSVAHWGESGVGTWTIIVKDTNVNDFTGSFTDWHLKLWGESRDASKAKVLPMPTEEDDNDHANLATTTVGAVTTTVAPPVGTGNPDGNPSVQPTEVPSRPIKPPQPSESTGTDSQEAEPENTQASNWLPSFLPSFGMSKATQVWIYGSLVLIVLFCSGLGIYFYLARRKRLRNNPRNEYEFELLDEEEAEGLAGNNSEKGVVAAGAGGRKGRTRGGELYDAFAGGSDDEDEFGGGAGGDERGVGYRDQPSSGGSSSGQRSSRSESGERFDEKGGMRRHSDEEEEEGEQHVIGSEESGSEGEESEEERPLRR